The following coding sequences are from one Pristis pectinata isolate sPriPec2 chromosome 18, sPriPec2.1.pri, whole genome shotgun sequence window:
- the LOC127579908 gene encoding LOW QUALITY PROTEIN: phosphoinositide-interacting protein-like (The sequence of the model RefSeq protein was modified relative to this genomic sequence to represent the inferred CDS: inserted 2 bases in 1 codon) produces MMKSSSTENTNLGMQSCSESKDLLTSHAGSTFYSSSRSVSIWTSEPRTAWEVYHKPIIVMSVGGAFFHFGFXITTGLYFAQITKKTCNILGPAFLSIGMMFLVFGLVWLPILKEKQQKKSTSRYFRKQKSPFLTL; encoded by the exons ATGATGAAATCAAGTTCAACAGAGAACACAAATCTAGGCATGCAGTCATGCTCTGAGTCCAAAGATCTGCTGACCAGCCATGCAGGAAGTACCTTCTACAGCAGCTCTAGAAGTGTATCCATTTGGACCTCAGAGCCACGGACCGCCTGGGAGGTTTATCACAAACCTATCATTGTCATGTCAGTTGGAGGAGCGTTTTTTCATTTTGGGTT CATTACGACTGGCTTGTACTTTGCACAGATCACCAAGAAGACATGCAACATACTGGGGCCAGCGTTTCTGTCAATTGGGATGATGTTTCTCGTATTTGGATTGGTCTGGCTTCCTATCCTCAAAGAAAAGCAACAAAAGAAGTCTACATCTAGATACTTCAGGAAACAGAAGTCACCATTTTTAACCTTGTGA
- the LOC127580124 gene encoding transmembrane protein 238-like, whose product MHLTRLEASKPAFQIKQDLRHGKAGVPRGNRWLGGAPCLFWVAISLDLVGLSLLLIGIFANVQVSGRGVGDCFVYTGAIIIFFSLIWWLSWCTGNIEVSLEELEKGAVVRENSLAKLTRKFSERLAVKKHISPAEDSKQNKKGVGELSTANGRDVGREWGEVWPQQRQEPRYVELSNVRRPREQQSGERLL is encoded by the exons ATGCATCTAACGCGTTTGGAAGCTTCAAAACCTGCTTTCCAAATAAAACAGGATTTACGTCACGGGAAAGCCGGTGTCCCCAGAGGAAACAGGTGG TTGGGAGGTGCCCCCTGCTTATTCTGGGTGGCTATCAGTTTAGACTTGGTAGGGTTGTCCCTTCTGTTGATTGGCATTTTTGCCAACGTGCAGGTCAGTGGCAGGGGGGTTGGGGACTGCTTCGTCTACACCGGTGCGATCATCATCTTCTTCAGCCTGATCTGGTGGCTCTCCTGGTGCACTGGCAACATTGAGGTTTCTCTGGAGGAACTCGAGAAAGGCGCTGTGGTCAGGGAGAACAGCTTGGCCAAGCTGACCAGAAAGTTTTCCGAAAGGTTGGCAGTCAAAAAGCACATTTCACCCGCGGAGGACAGTAAACAGAACAAGAAGGGAGTCGGGGAGCTCTCCACGGCCAACGGCCGGGACGTGGGCAGGGAATGGGGCGAAGTGTGGCCGCAGCAGAGGCAGGAGCCCAGATACGTGGAGCTCAGTAACGTGAGGCGGCCCAGGGAGCAGCAGAGTGGAGAGAGGCTGCTCTAG